The nucleotide window GGGATTCAATACGTtggtatatataaaaataaaataaaaaaaaaatcaaaatcagaGTGGCGCAGCGGAACCGTGGTGGGCCCATAACCCACAGGTCCCAGGAtcgaaacctggctctgataagaGTGGCTTCTAAACTGCATAAATAGTTTTTCTTTttgtataattatttaattttaattttattttaataaagctgatattgaattttataaaattaaaaaaaaaaaatactaattgtGCTTTTACAGATTAAAGTTAATAATCGTTCCTCCATTCATTAATAGATGTGGACAAAATTAAGCCTAGTAGAGGTGCGCAATCAATTGGCAAAAAACCAAACAAGCTAATTGATCAGATTGCTAAAGCTGAAATCAATAAAAATAGAATCAATAAAATTATAGGACTTCACATAAttgataatttggtctaactgtAACAAAATTTGTATTTCAAATAGAACCAATGTCTTACACATTGTATATGCTGTAGCCAATGATCTACATTGAGAAGTATAAATCAAATTAGCTATATCTTCTGATTTCAGAGTGAACAACCGTGTATTTCAGCCGCTAATCAGCCGTGACAAAAAAATTCAGTGTAAAAAAGTTCTGATCATTTTCTGTCGCTACATAATTGCATTTGGATTCTATATTGAGAATGAATCCCTGACTATGTTGATATCCCTGTAGCATCTTTTGGTATCAAAACTAGAAGGGCAACTGGAATATAAGTGCAGAAGACTTGGATGGCAATGCCCAATAGTAGGTTGTCAAAAGAGCCTGATGAGAGGTTCAAAAATGAAGCTAGTGCAGCACCTGTGAATGATCCCAGCGTTGAACCCAAGTTGTTTATTGACATAAAGAGGGCAAATAAAGTTCCTTCAATTCCTGGAGGGCATAACCGTCCGGATAAAATAAGGAATGGCATGAACCTACAGGTACAATGCCAGAAGAGTAACAGCATGATGGATATTAGTCATTTTAATCAATTGATACTAATGTGGATCATGGAGATGAGTACAAATGTGTAATTGCTTTTGcgtgatttttaaattaaaatattcaaatttGCACCAACAAAAGAAAATATGAACATAGCAAAATGAGCACATACTTGAATTGATTAATTGCATCAGCAAGGGCAGATCCACAAAGCACCGTGATCTTATCTGAAATTCCATAGGCAAGACTGATTCGAGATACCAAGATCATATCTAGGAGGCTCATAAAAGACAACCCAATATGAGCTGACCTGCATCATGTATGAAAAGCAGGATAAAATAAAATTAGGCAAATAGAGTTGAAGAACATCTTTACCAGGAAATACATTCTGCAATGTGAACTACTTACAAGAGAATCTTCCGCAGCTTCATGGTCTTCAGATAGCGATTGTAAGTGAAGGTCCCAAGCATAAGGCCCAACCATCCAACAACACGTGCAGTCCCCAAAAAAGATGCATCTAAGTTCAGGGATTCAGTCTGGTAGTAGAACATGACTGTTGATAGGTTTGGAACAGTGACGTGTGCTAGGAAAAACCAAGTCATGGGTCTGGTCTTCCAAGACCAACGTAAGAGCAAAAGCAAACATGATTAGAAGAATAAAACAAGATGCGGCGGTAGATTATGCCAGAGAAGAAAAAGGGGGAAAAATGAATCCTTATAACAGCTAGATTGACATTAAGTATAGGCACATTTAAACTACAGTTATACCTATAGTGACATCACAATACCAACACAACCATAATCTCATATTCTTAATTACAGGCAAAAAATGGCTAAACATTTAAAGAGGGCAAATTAATATCTGACCTTCAATCATTCGAGAATACTAACTAAGCAATTTAAGATCTGTTAGTGGTTACCTCACAATGATTGGCTGCCTAAAAGCGTCTATCAAACTGTAAGTGGCTGCTTTTAGAGAGTGTAACCAATCCAATGTTAAGTAATTGTGCTTCTCAGGTATCCGAGATTTAGTACTAATAGCTGTCCTTTTTGCGTTATGCTTTtggctcttctttcttcttgatgCACTCCTATTTGACTTCCTTGCTAAGAAACTATCTTCATCCAAAATAATATCATTCCCATTCACTAGATGGGAACTGCTTACAGAACTAGCAAACTCTGGCAAAACTTTACTGCCTACATAATTCTCCCTAACCAAAACACATGATAATAACTGTATGGCTGGCAGCActgaaaaaagaaggaaaattgtTTCTATCTGTATGTTGGTTAATGCATATCCtcctaacaaactgccacatatTCCACCCAAAGCCATGGATAACCAAGATATCGACTGGAGATCTCCTGCATATGAGGCCCTGTTTAATGACAAAACTAAGTCATTTTCTTAAGGAAATTAACTAAACTATGTAATTCAAAACAACAATCAGTGAAAGATATAATATGTCAATATTTGCAGCACAGATTGAGGTCAAGTGCATGCCAAATAATACGACCCCTGCAACAAGAGAAGCAACACATAATAGATTTATGAATTATCAACTTATGTAGGAGGGTGAAAAGTTAACACTGCTTACTTGGCAGATGAAAATATTTTACctaccaaatcaattttcatagtTAGCAGATAACCGTTAGGGTTGCATGCCAATTACTGCATTCATAGTCAACAGGCTAAGCATGCATATGGAAATGGAAAAGATACTCAACATATGCACATACCTCCCAAACCTTACGGC belongs to Hevea brasiliensis isolate MT/VB/25A 57/8 chromosome 4, ASM3005281v1, whole genome shotgun sequence and includes:
- the LOC110658559 gene encoding probable folate-biopterin transporter 4, translating into MIGWLKQLGNAFGASFLWLICLIYFTQGFRSFVWTAVSYHLKDRLKLSPSASQFVSSVAFFPWSIKPLYGILSDCIPIKGRKRIPYLIIATVLSLVPWPALGLNAFLRSSRWHLIVFLTVQNLGSAMADVVVDAMIAEAVRFGRASYAGDLQSISWLSMALGGICGSLLGGYALTNIQIETIFLLFSVLPAIQLLSCVLVRENYVGSKVLPEFASSVSSSHLVNGNDIILDEDSFLARKSNRSASRRKKSQKHNAKRTAISTKSRIPEKHNYLTLDWLHSLKAATYSLIDAFRQPIIVRPMTWFFLAHVTVPNLSTVMFYYQTESLNLDASFLGTARVVGWLGLMLGTFTYNRYLKTMKLRKILLSAHIGLSFMSLLDMILVSRISLAYGISDKITVLCGSALADAINQFKFMPFLILSGRLCPPGIEGTLFALFMSINNLGSTLGSFTGAALASFLNLSSGSFDNLLLGIAIQVFCTYIPVALLVLIPKDATGIST